From the Streptococcus sp. 29887 genome, one window contains:
- the csm3 gene encoding type III-A CRISPR-associated RAMP protein Csm3, with translation MTLAKLRISATLLVETGLHIGASNAFAAIGATDSPVIKDAVTNLPIIPGSSLKGKIRSLLSKTSYNTNTTKDLGNDSAIISRNFGNSKSKEYKIGRMLFRDAFLINKDDLERRGVRTYTEVKFENTIDRITAEANPRQIERVIRDSEFGFELIYEVNHQSEQEIVEDMQLLRDGLLLLEMDYLGGSGSRGYGKVAFKDLTVDLVFGECDVERIQDLLTKEV, from the coding sequence ATGACATTGGCTAAGTTAAGAATTTCAGCAACCTTGCTTGTTGAGACGGGGTTACATATTGGGGCAAGTAATGCTTTTGCTGCTATTGGTGCAACGGACTCTCCTGTTATAAAAGATGCGGTAACAAACTTGCCGATTATTCCAGGTTCTAGTTTGAAAGGGAAAATTCGGAGCCTACTCTCAAAAACATCTTACAATACCAATACGACTAAGGATTTAGGAAACGATAGTGCCATTATTAGTCGAAATTTCGGTAATTCGAAGTCGAAGGAATATAAGATTGGACGGATGCTTTTTAGAGATGCATTCTTGATCAATAAAGATGATTTGGAACGAAGAGGGGTTCGTACCTACACAGAAGTGAAATTTGAAAATACTATTGATCGAATCACTGCAGAAGCCAATCCTCGTCAAATTGAGCGTGTGATTCGTGATAGTGAATTTGGTTTTGAATTGATTTATGAAGTCAATCATCAGTCTGAGCAAGAGATTGTAGAAGATATGCAGTTGCTACGTGACGGTCTGCTTTTGTTAGAAATGGATTATCTGGGAGGATCAGGTAGTCGTGGATATGGTAAGGTAGCCTTTAAAGATTTGACAGTTGATCTTGTTTTTGGAGAGTGTGATGTTGAAAGGATTCAAGACCTCTTGACCAAGGAGGTTTAG
- a CDS encoding LPXTG cell wall anchor domain-containing protein: MSTKKSYLLRKTSIGLVSLATLALVGTTVSANEIGVASAHGTGAYADPIPSFNINTGELTAKGSSVLNSDYKPALDPSTVEITKHGEGAVAEVPEVKLGFDNGEPYVYAHGEGVTATAELPALDPSTVDITKHGEGVTAPELNEVAVALDENGLYFTNKPVEAPTAEALPEVQIGGKDGDFYLYAKGTGVTTELPTIDPSTLEGAAETAKGTGVTAPALPEGELPALETAKGESVKAVALPKIDPATVKATETKAAEKKATETRAAEKKATSTASEKLPETGEVMTVLSLVGGLGLLGSAALLKKRK, encoded by the coding sequence ATGTCAACAAAGAAATCATATCTTTTGAGAAAAACCTCTATTGGTTTGGTATCATTGGCAACTCTTGCGCTAGTGGGAACGACTGTATCTGCTAATGAGATTGGTGTTGCTTCTGCGCATGGTACGGGTGCTTATGCTGACCCAATCCCATCCTTCAATATCAATACGGGTGAATTAACAGCAAAAGGCAGCAGTGTGTTGAACTCTGACTATAAACCAGCTTTGGACCCAAGTACAGTAGAGATTACCAAGCATGGTGAGGGTGCTGTGGCAGAAGTGCCAGAAGTAAAACTTGGTTTTGACAATGGGGAACCTTATGTTTATGCACATGGTGAAGGTGTGACAGCAACAGCAGAACTTCCAGCCTTGGATCCAAGTACAGTAGACATCACAAAACATGGCGAAGGTGTGACTGCACCTGAATTGAATGAAGTAGCGGTTGCCTTGGATGAAAATGGTTTGTACTTTACAAATAAACCGGTTGAAGCACCTACAGCAGAAGCACTACCAGAAGTACAAATCGGTGGTAAAGATGGAGATTTCTATCTTTATGCTAAAGGTACAGGCGTGACAACAGAACTTCCAACTATTGATCCTTCAACACTTGAAGGTGCTGCTGAAACTGCAAAGGGTACAGGTGTTACCGCCCCAGCTTTACCTGAAGGTGAATTACCAGCTTTGGAAACTGCCAAAGGTGAAAGCGTTAAGGCAGTAGCTTTACCAAAGATTGATCCTGCAACAGTTAAAGCAACTGAAACAAAAGCAGCAGAGAAGAAAGCAACTGAAACAAGAGCAGCAGAGAAGAAAGCAACTTCAACTGCATCAGAAAAACTTCCAGAAACTGGTGAAGTGATGACAGTTCTTTCGCTTGTAGGTGGTCTAGGTCTTCTTGGCTCAGCAGCCTTGCTCAAGAAAAGAAAATAA
- the csm4 gene encoding type III-A CRISPR-associated RAMP protein Csm4, whose protein sequence is MAYKLYKMTFQSAHFGEGSLEESSLHFSAARLFSALVLESIKLGKYDQFIQLAERDDFVLTDAFPYQFSPFLPKPIGYPLREKLDPSRSVLEVRQEAKRNKKLAFIELEAYSDYLQGESLEDFRYGHHVYMTKNNPSAEGALYQVGVMTYEPDTSLYVIANQDVLLDELWMSLQFSGLGGKRSAGYGRFVLEIEDIPQELGARLTRQSNEPVVLLTSALPIDEDLEQAMSSGNYLIKPCTGFAFSQSTEENYRKQDIYTFKAGSTFAGTFRGAIYDVRPLDFPHPVHHFAKPLFYRLEEV, encoded by the coding sequence ATGGCCTACAAACTCTATAAAATGACCTTCCAGTCAGCCCATTTTGGTGAAGGGAGCTTGGAAGAATCTTCTCTACATTTTTCTGCGGCTAGGTTGTTTTCAGCTCTGGTTTTAGAATCGATTAAGTTGGGAAAATATGATCAATTTATACAACTGGCAGAAAGGGATGATTTTGTCCTAACAGATGCATTTCCTTATCAATTTAGTCCTTTTTTACCTAAACCGATTGGTTATCCTCTTAGAGAAAAACTGGACCCATCTCGTTCAGTCTTGGAAGTTCGTCAAGAAGCTAAACGCAATAAAAAATTAGCCTTCATTGAACTGGAAGCCTACTCAGATTATCTGCAAGGTGAGAGTTTAGAGGATTTTCGTTATGGGCATCATGTCTATATGACAAAGAATAATCCTTCAGCGGAGGGGGCTTTGTATCAAGTGGGTGTCATGACCTATGAGCCGGATACTAGCCTTTATGTCATTGCCAATCAAGATGTCTTATTGGATGAGCTATGGATGAGCCTACAATTTTCAGGACTAGGTGGGAAACGTTCTGCTGGATATGGTCGTTTTGTACTTGAAATCGAGGATATACCACAGGAATTGGGAGCAAGATTGACGAGACAGTCAAATGAACCGGTTGTTTTATTGACTTCAGCTCTACCAATCGATGAGGATCTTGAACAGGCGATGTCGAGTGGAAACTATTTGATAAAACCTTGTACTGGCTTTGCTTTTAGCCAATCTACAGAAGAGAATTATCGGAAGCAGGATATCTATACCTTTAAGGCTGGTTCAACCTTTGCAGGAACCTTTAGAGGGGCAATTTATGATGTGCGACCACTTGACTTCCCACACCCAGTTCATCATTTTGCCAAGCCTTTGTTTTATAGATTGGAGGAAGTATGA
- the csm6 gene encoding type III-A CRISPR-associated CARF protein Csm6, with product MKVLISSVGNTDPIRGQHDGPLLHLARILRPEKIILIYSETLIQRHERIQTALLSIADYQPIIEVSPDLLPSSEIAIFDKMFARMSAIIDKCVKELEDDSQIFLNLSSGTAQIISSLFALNRIKSTNFAAYQVLSPNYGSNEKTSFTSDVPIEELIATNRDNVPSPENRTRPDQAVKFQESLGKRQVLQHIQSFDFQAAYAMMLQKQTRNWFSKTVRSKINRILENYDQAIKFQMPLDLPYDSELNKILTSYLLIDLSIRRELITDVLIKSKSLAEYMLESYIEQKYPELVVKLNGFPKVNHNHPLAEEVNDYIAEQMRLDLKEKYDPSRPYNPQSTLNIVSFKNIIDCLEPSNDITPLVSTIIAKNGLRNKLAHGLEPINSKELNRSQLKQIGSSLAAMLNHIYPIDHHDFDYHVNNVEKLQALVNS from the coding sequence ATGAAAGTATTGATTTCGTCTGTTGGTAATACAGATCCTATTCGCGGACAACATGATGGTCCCTTATTGCATTTGGCTCGTATATTGAGGCCAGAAAAGATTATTCTAATCTATTCTGAGACTTTGATACAACGGCATGAACGTATCCAGACAGCACTTTTATCTATTGCTGACTATCAACCTATCATAGAGGTTTCTCCCGATTTATTGCCCAGTTCTGAAATAGCTATCTTTGATAAGATGTTTGCTAGAATGTCTGCTATTATTGATAAATGCGTGAAAGAGTTAGAGGATGATAGTCAAATTTTTCTCAATCTTTCCAGCGGAACGGCTCAAATCATTTCGAGCCTCTTTGCTCTAAATCGTATCAAGAGTACTAATTTTGCTGCCTATCAGGTCTTATCTCCGAACTATGGTTCTAATGAAAAAACGAGCTTTACAAGCGATGTTCCTATTGAGGAGCTGATAGCGACTAACCGTGACAATGTGCCTAGTCCAGAAAACCGTACTCGACCGGACCAAGCTGTTAAGTTTCAAGAAAGTCTAGGTAAGAGACAAGTCTTACAACATATCCAATCTTTTGATTTTCAAGCGGCTTATGCCATGATGTTGCAAAAGCAGACTCGAAACTGGTTTTCTAAGACAGTTCGCTCTAAAATCAATCGGATTTTAGAAAACTACGATCAGGCCATCAAGTTTCAAATGCCTTTAGACTTACCATATGATTCAGAGCTGAATAAGATTTTAACTTCTTATTTATTAATTGATTTGAGTATTCGCAGGGAGTTGATTACGGATGTCTTGATCAAATCCAAGTCCCTGGCAGAGTATATGTTGGAATCCTATATTGAACAGAAGTATCCAGAACTAGTGGTTAAACTAAATGGATTTCCAAAAGTCAACCACAATCACCCCTTGGCTGAGGAAGTGAATGACTATATTGCTGAGCAAATGAGATTGGATTTAAAAGAAAAGTACGATCCTTCTCGGCCATATAATCCACAGTCAACTTTGAACATTGTTTCCTTCAAAAATATAATTGATTGCCTAGAGCCTAGTAATGACATAACGCCACTTGTTTCAACAATTATTGCAAAGAATGGTCTACGAAATAAGTTGGCTCATGGGTTGGAACCTATCAATAGCAAGGAACTAAATAGAAGTCAGTTGAAGCAAATCGGTTCAAGCTTGGCAGCCATGTTAAATCACATTTATCCTATTGATCATCATGATTTTGATTACCATGTAAACAATGTGGAGAAATTGCAAGCATTGGTGAATAGCTAA
- the csm5 gene encoding type III-A CRISPR-associated RAMP protein Csm5: MEIGYKKFHLILTTLAPVHIGSGGKYSAKEFIFERGSDGNSYYFPDMGQLYSYLVKRQLDEAFERFLIDHHNRSKRLIDFLADKKLTVQDWGGYRLPATGFEHDTATAGKLNDISIFVRDGLGRPYIPGSSLKGAIRTILMNTHWKNKDFVSSFSGKEKENKTVIPWGAKKGKAFDDVFNSIRVSDSSLLKNEDLILVQKWDYSVDKQSAKPLPVFREAIAPLKKIEFEITTTSQEAYELISGLTNFSQEWYRLYTSFYLKDRTRKGNLVPDRYQQDNLQYPIYLGAGAGVWTKTVMKQANGIVQKRYSRLKTKMVGKGVLKLTKTKGKTVRMKSGVSRKLIKNEDSYFEMGKACFLLKEVL, translated from the coding sequence ATAGAAATCGGATATAAGAAATTTCACTTGATTTTGACAACACTTGCTCCAGTTCATATTGGTAGTGGAGGCAAGTATTCTGCTAAAGAATTTATTTTTGAAAGAGGTTCAGATGGAAATAGTTACTATTTTCCTGATATGGGGCAGCTCTATTCTTACTTAGTCAAACGTCAGTTGGACGAAGCTTTTGAACGTTTTTTAATTGATCATCATAATCGTTCCAAGCGTCTGATAGATTTTCTGGCAGATAAGAAGTTAACCGTTCAGGACTGGGGTGGCTATCGCCTGCCTGCGACAGGTTTTGAACATGATACAGCGACAGCTGGTAAGTTAAATGACATCTCAATTTTTGTTCGAGATGGTTTGGGGCGTCCTTATATTCCTGGAAGTTCACTAAAGGGAGCTATTCGCACGATTTTGATGAATACACATTGGAAAAACAAGGATTTCGTTTCTAGCTTTAGCGGAAAAGAGAAGGAAAATAAAACAGTCATTCCATGGGGAGCAAAGAAGGGGAAGGCATTTGACGATGTGTTCAATTCGATTCGAGTCAGTGATAGTAGCTTGCTCAAAAATGAAGATTTGATATTGGTACAGAAATGGGACTACTCTGTTGATAAACAGTCAGCTAAGCCTTTGCCAGTATTCCGTGAGGCTATTGCTCCTTTGAAAAAAATTGAATTTGAAATCACTACGACCAGCCAAGAAGCTTACGAGTTGATTTCAGGTTTGACCAATTTTTCACAGGAATGGTATAGACTTTACACTAGTTTCTATCTCAAGGACCGAACCAGGAAAGGGAATCTTGTTCCCGACCGCTACCAACAAGATAATCTTCAATACCCGATCTACCTGGGTGCAGGGGCGGGTGTATGGACCAAGACTGTCATGAAACAGGCAAATGGGATTGTACAAAAACGGTATAGCAGATTGAAGACGAAAATGGTCGGTAAGGGCGTTTTGAAACTAACCAAGACCAAAGGTAAGACTGTTAGAATGAAATCGGGTGTCTCTAGAAAACTGATCAAAAATGAAGATTCCTACTTTGAAATGGGTAAGGCTTGTTTTCTATTGAAGGAGGTTTTATGA